One genomic window of Phaenicophaeus curvirostris isolate KB17595 chromosome 21, BPBGC_Pcur_1.0, whole genome shotgun sequence includes the following:
- the DPH1 gene encoding 2-(3-amino-3-carboxypropyl)histidine synthase subunit 1 isoform X1: protein MAASISAGNAAPAPVTARGPRRRAAQQVPEEILGNAELREAIEALPRNYNFEIPKTIWRIRQARAKKVALQMPEGLLMFACTIADIIERFTEAEAVVMGDVTYGACCVDDYTARALGADFLVHYGHSCLIPIDATQGLKMLYVFVDIKIDTSHFLETIRFNFTAGTSLALVSTIQFVSTVQAASQELRSQYKVCVPQCKPLSPGEILGCTSPRLAQDTDAIVYLGDGRFHLESIMIANPGIPAYRYDPYSKVFSQEHYDHERMRHARQDAIRTAASARCWGLILGTLGRQGSLSILQHLESRLRALGRPFVRVLLSEIFPSKLRLFPDVDVWVQVACPRLSIDWGEAFGKPLLTPYEAAVALQDIEWQQPYPMDFYASQSLGPWTVNHAGTQPPRHSRTDQQKPPTAPTPTEVKEGPSTADPAAP from the exons ATGGCGGCCTCCATCAGCGCCGGGAACGCCGCTCCGGCTCCCGTTACAG CCCGAGGCCCCAGGCGGCGAGCGGCGCAGCAGGTCCCCGAGGAGATCCTCGGTAACGCGGAGCTGCGGGAAGCAATAGAGGCTCTGCCCAGAAACTACAACTTCGAGATCCCCAAGACCATCTGGCGGATCCGGCAGGCTCGGGCCAAGAAGG TGGCCCTGCAGATGCCAGAAGGGCTCCTCATGTTTGCCTGCACCATCGCCGACATCATCGAGCG GTTCACAGAGGCGGAGGCGGTGGTGATGGGCGACGTGACCTACGGCGCCTGCTGCGTGGACGACTACACGGCCCGGGCCCTGGGCGCTGACTTCTTGGTGCACTACGGACACAGCTGCCTGA ttCCCATCGATGCCACGCAGGGGCTGAAGATGCTTTATGTGTTTGTGGACATAAAGATCGACACGTCCCATTTCCTCGAGACCATTCGCTTCAATTTCACAGCAGGCACCTCCCTGGCCCTCGTCAGCACCATCCAGTTCGTCTCCACGGTGCAG GCAGCGTCACAGGAGCTGCGTTCCCAGTACAAGGTGTGTGTGCCCCAGTGCAAACCTCTGTCCCCAGGGGAGATCCTGGGCTGCACTTCGCCCCGGCTCGCCCAGGACACAGATGCCATCGT GTATTTGGGTGACGGGCGCTTCCACCTGGAATCCATCATGATCGCCAACCCGGGGATACCTGCCTACAG ATACGATCCCTACAGCAAGGTCTTCTCCCAGGAACACTACGACCACGAGCGCATGCGCCACGCTCGGCAGGACGCCATCCGCACCGCCGCCAGCGCCCGCTGCTGGGGCCTCATCCTGGGCACGCTGGGGCGGCAGGGCTCCCTCAGCATCCTGCAG CACCTAGAATCCCGTCTCCGTGCCCTGGGCCGGCCCTTTGTGCGGGTGCTGCTGTCCGAGATCTTCCCCAGCAAGCTGCGGCTCTTCCCTGATGTGGATGT GTGGGTGCAGGTGGCCTGTCCCCGCCTCTCCATCGACTGGGGAGAAGCCTTCGGCAAGCCGCTGCTGACCCCCTACGAG GCCGCGGTGGCTCTCCAGGACATCGAGTGGCAGCAGCCGTACCCCATGGACTTCTACGCCAGCCAGTCCCTGGGGCCGTGGACGGTGAACCACGCCGGCACGCAGCCCCCGCGCCACAGCCGGACAGACCAG CAGAAGCCGCCCACGGCCCCCACCCCGACGGAGGTCAAGGAAGGGCCGAGCACCGCGGACCCCGCAGCCCCGTGA
- the DPH1 gene encoding 2-(3-amino-3-carboxypropyl)histidine synthase subunit 1 isoform X3 — protein sequence MPEGLLMFACTIADIIERFTEAEAVVMGDVTYGACCVDDYTARALGADFLVHYGHSCLIPIDATQGLKMLYVFVDIKIDTSHFLETIRFNFTAGTSLALVSTIQFVSTVQAASQELRSQYKVCVPQCKPLSPGEILGCTSPRLAQDTDAIVYLGDGRFHLESIMIANPGIPAYRYDPYSKVFSQEHYDHERMRHARQDAIRTAASARCWGLILGTLGRQGSLSILQHLESRLRALGRPFVRVLLSEIFPSKLRLFPDVDVWVQVACPRLSIDWGEAFGKPLLTPYEAAVALQDIEWQQPYPMDFYASQSLGPWTVNHAGTQPPRHSRTDQQKPPTAPTPTEVKEGPSTADPAAP from the exons ATGCCAGAAGGGCTCCTCATGTTTGCCTGCACCATCGCCGACATCATCGAGCG GTTCACAGAGGCGGAGGCGGTGGTGATGGGCGACGTGACCTACGGCGCCTGCTGCGTGGACGACTACACGGCCCGGGCCCTGGGCGCTGACTTCTTGGTGCACTACGGACACAGCTGCCTGA ttCCCATCGATGCCACGCAGGGGCTGAAGATGCTTTATGTGTTTGTGGACATAAAGATCGACACGTCCCATTTCCTCGAGACCATTCGCTTCAATTTCACAGCAGGCACCTCCCTGGCCCTCGTCAGCACCATCCAGTTCGTCTCCACGGTGCAG GCAGCGTCACAGGAGCTGCGTTCCCAGTACAAGGTGTGTGTGCCCCAGTGCAAACCTCTGTCCCCAGGGGAGATCCTGGGCTGCACTTCGCCCCGGCTCGCCCAGGACACAGATGCCATCGT GTATTTGGGTGACGGGCGCTTCCACCTGGAATCCATCATGATCGCCAACCCGGGGATACCTGCCTACAG ATACGATCCCTACAGCAAGGTCTTCTCCCAGGAACACTACGACCACGAGCGCATGCGCCACGCTCGGCAGGACGCCATCCGCACCGCCGCCAGCGCCCGCTGCTGGGGCCTCATCCTGGGCACGCTGGGGCGGCAGGGCTCCCTCAGCATCCTGCAG CACCTAGAATCCCGTCTCCGTGCCCTGGGCCGGCCCTTTGTGCGGGTGCTGCTGTCCGAGATCTTCCCCAGCAAGCTGCGGCTCTTCCCTGATGTGGATGT GTGGGTGCAGGTGGCCTGTCCCCGCCTCTCCATCGACTGGGGAGAAGCCTTCGGCAAGCCGCTGCTGACCCCCTACGAG GCCGCGGTGGCTCTCCAGGACATCGAGTGGCAGCAGCCGTACCCCATGGACTTCTACGCCAGCCAGTCCCTGGGGCCGTGGACGGTGAACCACGCCGGCACGCAGCCCCCGCGCCACAGCCGGACAGACCAG CAGAAGCCGCCCACGGCCCCCACCCCGACGGAGGTCAAGGAAGGGCCGAGCACCGCGGACCCCGCAGCCCCGTGA
- the OVCA2 gene encoding esterase OVCA2, with the protein MSEGRQLRLLALHGYRQSERRFHQRTGALRKALRGHAELVALSAPHAVPEAGGDDDDDPPRGWWFSGPGTFEAGEAAAAPAGLEESLSAVAAALAERGPFDGLLGFSQGAALAAMVCALRARGDRRFQPVAFAILVAGFASRAPAHGHFYREPIALPSLHVVGDADAVIAASLSRELARRFVEPVLLTHPGGHFVPAAAPQKKVYLDFLGRFRPAQGQAEPLAAGAV; encoded by the coding sequence aTGTCGGAGGGGCGGCAGCTGCGGCTGCTGGCGCTGCACGGCTACCGGCAGAGCGAGCGCCGCTTCCACCAGCGCACCGGGGCCCTGCGCAAGGCCCTGCGCGGCCACGCCGAGCTGGTGGCGCTCAGCGCGCCTCACGCCGTGCCCGAGGCCGGCGGGGACGACGACGACGACCCCCCTCGCGGCTGGTGGTTCTCCGGGCCGGGCACCTTTGAGGCGggcgaggcggcggcggcgcccgcGGGGCTGGAGGAGTCGCTGTCGGCCGTGGCGGCGGCGCTGGCGGAGCGAGGGCCGTTCGACGGGCTGCTGGGCTTCAGCCAGGGCGCGGCGCTGGCCGCCATGGTGTGCGCGCTGCGGGCCCGCGGCGATCGCCGCTTCCAGCCCGTGGCCTTCGCCATCCTGGTGGCCGGCTTCGCCAGCCGCGCCCCGGCCCACGGCCACTTCTACCGGGAGCCCATCGCCCTGCCTTCGCTGCACGTCGTGGGCGACGCCGACGCCGTCATCGCGGCCTCTctcagcagggagctggcccgGCGCTTCGTGGAGCCGGTTCTCCTCACCCACCCCGGCGGGCACTTTGTCCCGGCGGCCGCGCCGCAGAAGAAGGTTTACCTGGACTTCTTGGGCCGTTTTCGCCCCGCGCAGGGACAGGCTGAGCCCctggctgctggggctgtgtAA
- the DPH1 gene encoding 2-(3-amino-3-carboxypropyl)histidine synthase subunit 1 isoform X2 — translation MAASISAGNAAPAPVTARGPRRRAAQQVPEEILGNAELREAIEALPRNYNFEIPKTIWRIRQARAKKVALQMPEGLLMFACTIADIIERFTEAEAVVMGDVTYGACCVDDYTARALGADFLVHYGHSCLIPIDATQGLKMLYVFVDIKIDTSHFLETIRFNFTAGTSLALVSTIQFVSTVQAASQELRSQYKVCVPQCKPLSPGEILGCTSPRLAQDTDAIVYLGDGRFHLESIMIANPGIPAYRYDPYSKVFSQEHYDHERMRHARQDAIRTAASARCWGLILGTLGRQGSLSILQHLESRLRALGRPFVRVLLSEIFPSKLRLFPDVDVWVQVACPRLSIDWGEAFGKPLLTPYEAAVALQDIEWQQPYPMDFYASQSLGPWTVNHAGTQPPRHSRTDQKPPTAPTPTEVKEGPSTADPAAP, via the exons ATGGCGGCCTCCATCAGCGCCGGGAACGCCGCTCCGGCTCCCGTTACAG CCCGAGGCCCCAGGCGGCGAGCGGCGCAGCAGGTCCCCGAGGAGATCCTCGGTAACGCGGAGCTGCGGGAAGCAATAGAGGCTCTGCCCAGAAACTACAACTTCGAGATCCCCAAGACCATCTGGCGGATCCGGCAGGCTCGGGCCAAGAAGG TGGCCCTGCAGATGCCAGAAGGGCTCCTCATGTTTGCCTGCACCATCGCCGACATCATCGAGCG GTTCACAGAGGCGGAGGCGGTGGTGATGGGCGACGTGACCTACGGCGCCTGCTGCGTGGACGACTACACGGCCCGGGCCCTGGGCGCTGACTTCTTGGTGCACTACGGACACAGCTGCCTGA ttCCCATCGATGCCACGCAGGGGCTGAAGATGCTTTATGTGTTTGTGGACATAAAGATCGACACGTCCCATTTCCTCGAGACCATTCGCTTCAATTTCACAGCAGGCACCTCCCTGGCCCTCGTCAGCACCATCCAGTTCGTCTCCACGGTGCAG GCAGCGTCACAGGAGCTGCGTTCCCAGTACAAGGTGTGTGTGCCCCAGTGCAAACCTCTGTCCCCAGGGGAGATCCTGGGCTGCACTTCGCCCCGGCTCGCCCAGGACACAGATGCCATCGT GTATTTGGGTGACGGGCGCTTCCACCTGGAATCCATCATGATCGCCAACCCGGGGATACCTGCCTACAG ATACGATCCCTACAGCAAGGTCTTCTCCCAGGAACACTACGACCACGAGCGCATGCGCCACGCTCGGCAGGACGCCATCCGCACCGCCGCCAGCGCCCGCTGCTGGGGCCTCATCCTGGGCACGCTGGGGCGGCAGGGCTCCCTCAGCATCCTGCAG CACCTAGAATCCCGTCTCCGTGCCCTGGGCCGGCCCTTTGTGCGGGTGCTGCTGTCCGAGATCTTCCCCAGCAAGCTGCGGCTCTTCCCTGATGTGGATGT GTGGGTGCAGGTGGCCTGTCCCCGCCTCTCCATCGACTGGGGAGAAGCCTTCGGCAAGCCGCTGCTGACCCCCTACGAG GCCGCGGTGGCTCTCCAGGACATCGAGTGGCAGCAGCCGTACCCCATGGACTTCTACGCCAGCCAGTCCCTGGGGCCGTGGACGGTGAACCACGCCGGCACGCAGCCCCCGCGCCACAGCCGGACAGACCAG AAGCCGCCCACGGCCCCCACCCCGACGGAGGTCAAGGAAGGGCCGAGCACCGCGGACCCCGCAGCCCCGTGA